In a genomic window of Streptomyces sp. NBC_01231:
- a CDS encoding gamma-glutamylcyclotransferase, giving the protein MSAQKLPFFVYGTLRPGEPNHDLFLRGRTRSEEPGRLNGAVLYEGPGYPYAVEERGGVVYGEVVTALPEAYGELLVALDRLEEYVPGDPRNLYERVEREVVLDGDGRAVPAWVYVAAPSVAVGLRARGKVIGSGDWSAG; this is encoded by the coding sequence GTGAGCGCCCAGAAACTGCCCTTCTTCGTCTACGGGACCCTCCGCCCCGGCGAGCCCAATCACGACCTCTTCCTGCGCGGCCGCACCCGGTCCGAGGAGCCGGGCCGGCTCAACGGCGCGGTCCTGTACGAGGGGCCCGGCTACCCGTACGCCGTGGAGGAACGCGGGGGAGTGGTGTACGGCGAGGTCGTCACCGCGCTGCCCGAGGCGTACGGGGAGTTGCTGGTCGCGCTGGACCGGCTGGAGGAGTACGTGCCGGGGGATCCGCGCAACCTCTACGAACGCGTGGAGCGCGAGGTGGTCCTCGACGGCGACGGGCGGGCCGTACCGGCATGGGTGTACGTCGCCGCGCCCTCCGTCGCCGTAGGTCTGCGCGCCCGGGGGAAGGTGATCGGGAGCGGCGACTGGTCGGCCGGGTGA
- a CDS encoding helix-turn-helix transcriptional regulator, translated as MKTVRRPGAYVCGIDAAMDVIGGKWKVLILWALNVRPCRFGELRRELPGVTEKVLAAQLRELEADGIVHREAYDEVPPRVEYWLTPLGISLNEALGPLGAWGRVNLLAGSAAAREVREDDDVPLIAGAP; from the coding sequence ATGAAGACCGTACGACGGCCGGGGGCGTACGTCTGCGGGATCGACGCGGCGATGGACGTGATCGGCGGCAAGTGGAAGGTGCTCATCCTGTGGGCGCTGAACGTCAGGCCGTGCCGCTTCGGCGAGCTGCGCAGAGAGCTGCCCGGCGTGACGGAGAAGGTCCTCGCGGCACAGCTGCGGGAGTTGGAGGCGGACGGCATCGTGCACCGGGAGGCGTACGACGAGGTACCGCCACGGGTGGAGTACTGGCTCACGCCCCTGGGGATCTCCCTGAACGAGGCCCTGGGGCCGCTGGGAGCCTGGGGACGGGTGAACCTGCTGGCAGGCTCAGCGGCTGCCCGTGAGGTGCGCGAAGACGACGACGTTCCCCTGATAGCCGGTGCTCCGTGA
- a CDS encoding FAD-dependent oxidoreductase — MTSNTRVVVIGAGLAGVRLARRLGELGTPVTLIGEEEHRPYNRVLLAEVLAGRYSPEVIALPAPADLVRARVTGIDRDGRTVECADGSKIAYDTLVLATGSNPVLPPLRGLFTPDHVLPEGVHAFRTMDDCLGLSKAVRPGAKAVVIGGGLLGVSAARALALRGAQVVLAQQSERLMERQLDPSASKLVRRHLKDLGVEIHTECRVRDVRCVGGVVRSVEMADGYALDADLVVLACGVHPRVGLAQVAGLDVRKGIVVDDELRTSDPHIRAVGDCVQHDGTVYGLATPALEQADALAELLAGEAGTAGDLSARYTGTRSLTRLTLAGQTAFDLAAFGETEALPGDDVVQLADATRGTYRKVVVRDDRLVGGVLVGELGTVGALARAWEGAEPLPSDGGPLLHLLTNDGGS, encoded by the coding sequence ATGACCTCGAATACGCGTGTGGTGGTGATCGGCGCCGGACTCGCGGGCGTCCGTCTCGCCCGCCGGCTCGGTGAGCTGGGCACGCCCGTGACGCTCATCGGTGAGGAGGAGCACCGCCCGTACAACCGGGTGCTCCTCGCCGAAGTGCTGGCCGGGCGCTACAGCCCCGAGGTGATCGCCCTTCCGGCGCCCGCCGACCTGGTCCGCGCGCGGGTCACCGGCATCGACCGGGACGGACGGACCGTCGAGTGCGCGGACGGTTCGAAGATCGCATACGACACACTGGTCCTGGCCACCGGCTCCAACCCGGTGCTCCCGCCGCTGCGCGGCCTGTTCACCCCCGACCACGTGCTCCCGGAGGGCGTCCACGCCTTCCGCACCATGGACGACTGCCTGGGCCTGTCCAAGGCGGTCCGGCCGGGTGCGAAGGCGGTCGTCATCGGCGGCGGGCTCCTCGGGGTCTCGGCGGCCCGTGCGCTCGCCCTGCGCGGCGCCCAGGTCGTCCTCGCCCAGCAGTCCGAGCGGCTGATGGAGCGCCAGCTCGACCCGTCCGCGTCGAAGCTGGTCCGCCGGCACCTGAAGGACCTCGGCGTCGAGATCCACACCGAGTGCCGGGTGCGGGACGTGCGCTGTGTCGGCGGCGTGGTCCGCTCGGTCGAGATGGCCGACGGTTACGCCCTCGACGCCGACCTGGTGGTTCTGGCCTGCGGGGTCCACCCCCGCGTGGGTCTCGCCCAGGTCGCGGGCCTCGACGTGCGCAAGGGGATCGTCGTGGACGACGAACTCCGTACGTCCGACCCGCACATCCGGGCCGTCGGCGACTGCGTCCAGCACGACGGGACGGTGTACGGGCTGGCCACTCCGGCCCTCGAACAGGCCGACGCGCTCGCCGAGCTGCTCGCGGGCGAGGCGGGCACGGCCGGCGACCTCAGCGCCCGCTACACCGGCACCCGCTCACTCACCCGGCTCACCCTCGCCGGGCAGACCGCCTTCGACCTCGCCGCGTTCGGTGAGACGGAGGCTCTTCCCGGCGACGACGTGGTCCAGCTCGCCGACGCCACCCGAGGCACCTACCGCAAGGTCGTCGTCCGCGACGACCGCCTGGTCGGCGGGGTCCTCGTCGGCGAACTCGGCACCGTCGGCGCGCTCGCCCGCGCCTGGGAGGGAGCAGAGCCGCTCCCGTCCGACGGCGGCCCACTGCTCCACCTGCTCACCAACGACGGAGGCTCCTGA
- a CDS encoding molybdopterin oxidoreductase family protein, giving the protein MENSVTPTHCPYCALQCGMNLTPTPDGTVEVSERTDFPVNRGALCGKGRTAPAVLASSVRLTTPLVRSAGTLVPATWDEALDRIAEGLSRTRTEHGPDACGVFGGGGLTNEKAYTLGKFARVVVGTSQIDYNGRFCMSSAAAAGIKAFGLDRGLPFPLEDIPRTGCVILVGSNLAETMPPSLRFFSELRENGGTLIVIDPRRTKTAEQADLHLAPRPGTDLALALGLLHLIVAEGRVDEAYVAERTVGWEDARAAAMAHWPEYVERITGVSVPQLRETVRMFCEPENAMVLTARGPEQQSKGTDTVGAWINLCLATGRAGRPLSGYGCLTGQGNGQGGREHGQKADQLPGYRKLDDPAARRHVAEVWGVDPDSLPGPGRSAYELLDALGTDIRSLLLMASNPVVSAPRAAHIEERLRSLDFLAVCDVVLSETAELADVVLPVTQWAEETGTITNLEGRVLLRRQAITPPETIRSDLRVMHELAARLGVEKGFPTDPEEVFEELRRASAGGPADYSGITYRRLVEENGVFWPCPATDRDSSGNGDGAGSGGASPDVTAAMPRTPGSGDAAPGDDAFDGPHPGTPRLFLDRFATPDGRARFVAVSHRAIAEEPDDEYPVLLTTGRVVAQYQSGAQTRRVDELNAAAPGPFVELHPRLAERLGAAEGDPVAVVSRRGRAVAPARITTTIRPDTVFMPFHWPGEGRANTLTNPALDPTSRMPEFKACAVRLEAVES; this is encoded by the coding sequence GATGAACCTGACGCCCACGCCGGACGGGACCGTCGAGGTCAGCGAGCGGACGGATTTCCCGGTGAACCGGGGTGCGCTGTGCGGCAAGGGCCGTACCGCGCCCGCGGTGCTGGCGTCGAGCGTTCGCCTGACCACCCCGTTGGTGCGCTCCGCCGGCACGCTGGTGCCCGCCACCTGGGACGAGGCACTGGACCGGATCGCCGAGGGGCTGTCCCGCACGCGTACGGAACATGGCCCGGACGCGTGCGGGGTCTTCGGCGGGGGCGGCCTGACGAACGAGAAGGCGTACACGCTCGGCAAGTTCGCGCGGGTGGTGGTGGGCACCTCGCAGATCGACTACAACGGCCGTTTCTGCATGTCGTCGGCGGCGGCCGCGGGAATCAAGGCGTTCGGGCTGGACCGCGGGCTGCCCTTCCCGTTGGAGGACATCCCGAGGACGGGGTGCGTGATCCTCGTCGGCTCCAACCTCGCGGAGACCATGCCGCCCTCCCTGCGGTTCTTCAGCGAGCTGCGGGAGAACGGCGGCACCCTGATCGTCATCGACCCGCGCCGCACGAAGACCGCCGAGCAGGCCGACCTGCATCTGGCGCCCCGCCCGGGCACGGATCTCGCGCTGGCGCTGGGACTTCTGCACCTGATCGTCGCCGAGGGACGGGTCGACGAGGCGTACGTCGCCGAGCGCACGGTCGGCTGGGAGGACGCCCGCGCGGCGGCGATGGCCCACTGGCCGGAGTACGTGGAACGGATCACCGGGGTGTCCGTTCCCCAACTCCGGGAAACGGTACGGATGTTCTGCGAGCCGGAGAACGCGATGGTGCTCACCGCGCGCGGGCCCGAGCAGCAGTCCAAGGGCACGGACACCGTGGGCGCCTGGATCAACCTGTGCCTGGCGACCGGCCGCGCGGGGCGTCCGCTGTCCGGGTACGGATGCCTGACCGGGCAGGGCAACGGGCAGGGCGGGCGCGAACACGGCCAGAAGGCCGACCAGTTGCCCGGCTACCGCAAGCTGGACGATCCGGCGGCGCGGCGGCATGTCGCCGAGGTGTGGGGAGTGGACCCCGACTCGCTGCCCGGGCCCGGGCGCAGCGCGTACGAGCTGCTGGACGCGCTCGGCACCGACATCAGGTCGCTGCTGCTGATGGCGTCGAACCCGGTGGTGTCGGCGCCGCGCGCCGCGCACATCGAGGAGCGTCTGCGGTCGCTGGACTTCCTGGCCGTCTGTGACGTGGTGCTCTCGGAGACCGCCGAGCTCGCGGACGTCGTGCTGCCGGTCACCCAGTGGGCGGAGGAGACGGGCACCATCACCAACCTGGAGGGCAGGGTGCTGCTGCGCCGTCAGGCGATCACCCCGCCCGAGACCATCCGCAGCGATCTGCGGGTCATGCACGAACTGGCCGCCCGTCTCGGCGTGGAGAAGGGCTTCCCGACCGACCCCGAGGAGGTCTTCGAGGAGCTGCGCCGGGCCAGCGCGGGCGGACCGGCGGACTACTCCGGGATCACCTATCGCCGACTGGTTGAGGAGAACGGCGTGTTCTGGCCGTGTCCGGCTACGGACCGGGACAGCAGCGGGAACGGGGACGGGGCAGGCTCCGGGGGTGCCTCGCCCGACGTCACGGCTGCCATGCCGCGGACGCCCGGAAGCGGGGACGCGGCGCCGGGCGACGACGCCTTCGACGGGCCGCATCCCGGCACCCCCCGCCTCTTCCTCGACCGTTTCGCCACCCCTGACGGCCGGGCCCGTTTCGTCGCCGTCTCGCATCGGGCGATCGCCGAGGAACCCGACGACGAGTACCCGGTGCTGCTGACGACCGGACGGGTCGTGGCCCAGTACCAGTCCGGCGCCCAGACCCGCCGCGTCGACGAGCTGAACGCCGCCGCGCCCGGTCCGTTCGTCGAACTGCACCCACGGCTCGCGGAGCGGCTCGGTGCCGCCGAGGGCGACCCGGTGGCCGTCGTGTCCCGGCGGGGCCGGGCCGTGGCGCCGGCCCGGATCACGACCACGATCCGTCCGGACACCGTGTTCATGCCCTTCCACTGGCCCGGCGAGGGCCGCGCCAACACCCTCACCAACCCGGCGCTCGACCCGACGTCACGCATGCCGGAGTTCAAGGCGTGCGCGGTGCGGCTGGAGGCGGTGGAGTCGTAG
- a CDS encoding M4 family metallopeptidase yields the protein MSRIRPYVRGSRRLATAGAAATTATLLATALSPAADAADRPTRAAAIENAASVLADRAAALGLTDAQDTTVRDVVVDADGTQHVRYDRTYHQLPVLGGDFVVHLAPDGSYRSASLATKGVLSLASVTPKLSAPKAADLAVNALRAANLGETLRRITAKSQLVVDTLHGTPKLAWRTNAVAQDSLGNPAARTVLTDAGTGTQIDAWSTIETASGEGKSLYGGTVPLQTTPSGSTYQLKDATRGNTYTGDAANQTDLCVLTVCLSQAPSTVFTDADNHWGTGTSADRASAAVDAQYGTDQTWDYYKDVHGRNGIAGDGKGSYNRVHYGNSYDNAFWDDSCFCMTYGDGDGVTFGPLVSLDVAGHEMSHGVTSKTAALTYSGESGGLNEATSDIFGTLVEFHAGNPSDPGDYLIGEKVVRSAFGRDALRRMDKPSKDGDSVDYWSSSLKDLDVHYSSGVANHFAYLLAEGSGAKTINGVSYDSPTYDGSTVKGIGRDKLGAIWYRALTVYMTSSTNYAGARTATLKAAKDLYGAGSTEYNAVAAAWTAVNVK from the coding sequence ATGAGCCGGATACGGCCGTACGTCCGAGGTTCTCGTCGTCTCGCCACCGCCGGCGCAGCCGCCACCACCGCCACCTTGCTGGCCACCGCACTCAGTCCCGCCGCCGACGCGGCCGACCGGCCGACCCGAGCCGCGGCGATCGAGAACGCGGCGTCGGTGCTCGCGGACCGGGCCGCGGCCCTGGGTCTCACCGACGCGCAGGACACGACCGTCCGGGACGTCGTGGTCGACGCGGACGGCACGCAACACGTCCGCTACGACCGCACGTACCACCAACTGCCCGTCCTCGGCGGCGACTTCGTGGTCCATCTGGCCCCCGACGGCAGCTACCGCAGCGCCAGCCTCGCCACGAAGGGCGTGCTCTCGCTCGCGAGTGTCACACCGAAGCTGTCCGCGCCGAAGGCCGCCGACCTCGCGGTGAACGCGCTGCGCGCCGCCAATCTCGGCGAGACCCTGCGCAGGATCACCGCCAAGTCGCAACTGGTCGTCGACACCCTGCACGGCACCCCGAAGCTGGCATGGCGGACGAACGCCGTCGCGCAGGACTCCCTCGGCAACCCTGCCGCGCGGACGGTCCTGACGGACGCCGGGACCGGCACCCAGATCGACGCCTGGAGCACCATCGAGACGGCGTCGGGCGAGGGCAAGTCCCTGTACGGCGGCACGGTTCCGCTTCAGACGACGCCGTCGGGATCGACGTACCAGCTGAAGGACGCGACGCGCGGGAACACGTACACCGGGGACGCGGCGAACCAGACCGACCTGTGCGTCCTGACGGTCTGCCTGAGCCAGGCCCCCTCGACGGTCTTCACCGACGCCGACAACCACTGGGGCACGGGCACGAGCGCCGACCGTGCCTCGGCCGCGGTGGACGCGCAGTACGGCACGGACCAGACCTGGGACTACTACAAGGACGTCCACGGCCGTAACGGCATCGCGGGTGACGGCAAGGGCTCGTACAACCGGGTGCACTACGGCAACAGCTACGACAACGCGTTCTGGGACGACAGTTGCTTCTGCATGACGTACGGCGACGGTGACGGCGTGACGTTCGGTCCGCTGGTGTCGCTGGACGTGGCCGGCCACGAGATGTCCCACGGTGTGACGTCGAAGACGGCGGCGCTGACGTACTCGGGCGAGTCGGGCGGCCTGAACGAGGCCACGTCCGACATCTTCGGCACCCTGGTGGAGTTCCACGCCGGCAACCCCTCCGACCCGGGCGACTACCTGATCGGCGAGAAGGTCGTCCGCTCCGCCTTCGGCCGGGACGCCCTGCGCCGCATGGACAAGCCGTCCAAGGACGGCGACTCGGTGGACTACTGGAGCAGTTCTCTCAAAGACCTCGACGTCCACTACTCGTCCGGAGTCGCGAACCACTTCGCGTACCTGCTGGCCGAGGGAAGCGGCGCCAAGACCATCAACGGCGTCAGCTACGACTCGCCCACCTACGACGGCTCGACGGTAAAGGGGATCGGCCGGGACAAGCTGGGCGCCATCTGGTACCGGGCGCTGACGGTCTACATGACGTCGTCGACGAACTACGCGGGCGCCCGCACGGCGACCCTGAAAGCGGCGAAGGACCTCTACGGGGCCGGGAGCACGGAGTACAACGCGGTGGCGGCGGCCTGGACCGCGGTCAACGTGAAGTGA
- a CDS encoding class F sortase produces the protein MRRVGNVTIAAVSATALCTGAWLLRSGAETHAPPQPSAAQAHAGRDMGQDTRRSAAPGAPALPASAPDRIRIPSIRVNAPLTGLGLTPAGSLDVPPAARENLAGWYEAGTTPGETGTAIVAGHVDNADGPAVFYDLGALKKGATVEVDRRDGTVAVFTVDAVEAYEARSFPDVRVYGAAARPELRVITCGGGYSRSTGYQGNVVVFAHLTGSR, from the coding sequence ATGCGCAGGGTCGGGAACGTCACCATAGCGGCCGTCAGCGCGACGGCCCTCTGCACCGGGGCCTGGCTGCTGCGCAGCGGCGCCGAGACACACGCGCCGCCGCAGCCGTCCGCCGCGCAGGCGCACGCGGGCCGCGACATGGGGCAGGACACGCGGCGGTCCGCGGCGCCGGGCGCGCCCGCGCTGCCGGCCTCCGCACCCGACCGGATCCGCATCCCCTCGATCCGGGTGAACGCGCCCCTGACGGGCCTCGGGCTCACCCCGGCCGGCAGTCTCGACGTCCCGCCCGCCGCGCGCGAGAACCTCGCCGGCTGGTACGAGGCCGGCACCACTCCCGGGGAGACGGGCACCGCGATCGTGGCCGGGCACGTCGACAACGCCGACGGTCCCGCGGTGTTCTACGACCTCGGTGCGCTGAAGAAGGGCGCCACCGTCGAGGTGGACCGGCGGGACGGCACGGTCGCCGTCTTCACCGTGGACGCGGTGGAGGCCTACGAGGCGAGGAGCTTCCCGGACGTGCGGGTGTACGGCGCCGCCGCGCGGCCCGAGCTACGGGTGATCACCTGCGGTGGCGGCTACTCACGGAGCACCGGCTATCAGGGGAACGTCGTCGTCTTCGCGCACCTCACGGGCAGCCGCTGA
- a CDS encoding NAD(P)-binding domain-containing protein has protein sequence MTDNALAPRTPSPSAPLAPLTLLGTGAMGTALARAWLAAGHPVTVWNRTPARAEALAAEGATVAPSAAAAVAANRLVVACLLDDASVREALDAADLTGRDLVDLTTGTPAQGRDRAAWAEARGARFLDGGIMAVPPMIGAAGSGAYVFYSGSAALFEEHRDTLAVPARAAYVGADPGFAALHDVALLSAMNGMFAGITHAFALIRREDIAPKDFAPLLVSWLTAMAPMAHGAAERLDSGDHTKGVVSNLAMQVAGNATLLRTAEEQGVSAELLTPYMALMERRLAEGHGDEDTTGLVDLLTGR, from the coding sequence ATGACTGACAACGCACTTGCCCCTCGCACGCCTTCCCCGTCGGCTCCCCTCGCTCCCCTGACCCTCCTCGGTACCGGGGCGATGGGTACCGCCCTCGCCCGCGCCTGGCTCGCCGCAGGCCACCCCGTGACCGTCTGGAACCGCACCCCCGCCCGCGCGGAGGCGTTGGCCGCCGAGGGCGCGACCGTCGCCCCGAGCGCCGCCGCCGCGGTGGCCGCGAACCGGCTGGTGGTCGCCTGCCTCCTCGACGACGCCTCTGTCCGCGAGGCCCTCGACGCGGCCGACCTCACCGGCCGGGACCTGGTGGACCTGACCACCGGGACACCCGCCCAGGGACGGGACCGGGCCGCGTGGGCCGAGGCGCGCGGGGCCCGTTTCCTGGACGGCGGGATCATGGCCGTACCGCCGATGATCGGGGCCGCGGGCTCCGGGGCGTACGTCTTCTACAGCGGTTCCGCCGCGCTCTTCGAGGAGCACCGGGACACGCTCGCCGTCCCGGCCCGTGCCGCCTACGTCGGCGCGGACCCGGGGTTCGCCGCGCTGCACGACGTGGCGCTGCTGAGCGCGATGAACGGGATGTTCGCGGGCATCACCCACGCCTTCGCGCTGATCCGCCGGGAGGACATCGCCCCGAAGGACTTCGCGCCGCTGCTCGTGTCGTGGCTCACCGCGATGGCGCCCATGGCGCACGGGGCCGCCGAACGGCTGGACAGCGGCGACCACACCAAGGGCGTCGTCTCCAACCTCGCCATGCAGGTCGCCGGCAACGCGACCCTGCTGCGCACGGCCGAGGAGCAGGGCGTGAGCGCCGAGCTGCTGACGCCGTACATGGCGCTGATGGAGCGGCGCCTGGCGGAGGGGCACGGCGACGAGGACACGACCGGGCTGGTCGACCTCCTGACCGGTCGTTAG
- a CDS encoding TSUP family transporter has product MPDISLTTLVVLCLAALAAGWIDAVVGGGGLLLLPVLLLGLPSNTPAAYALGTNKAVAIVGTSGAAVTYARKAPVDVRTAVRIGLAALAGSSAGAFFAAGMSTDVLKPVIMVVLLAVAAFVILRPAFGTAPATGPATRRQVLAAIGLAGLGIGFYDGLIGPGTGTFLVLALTAVLHLDLVTASATAKIVNCCTNAGALATFAWQGTVLWQLAALMAVFNLAGGTLGARTALKQGSGFVRVVLLTVVFGLVTNLAYEQWMA; this is encoded by the coding sequence ATGCCCGACATCTCGCTGACCACGCTCGTCGTTCTCTGTCTCGCCGCCCTCGCGGCCGGCTGGATCGACGCCGTGGTCGGTGGGGGCGGGCTTCTGCTGCTGCCGGTGCTGCTGCTCGGTCTGCCGTCGAACACGCCGGCCGCGTACGCGCTCGGCACCAACAAGGCGGTCGCCATCGTCGGCACCTCGGGCGCCGCGGTGACCTATGCCCGCAAGGCGCCCGTGGACGTGCGGACGGCCGTGCGCATCGGTCTGGCGGCGCTCGCAGGCTCCTCGGCCGGGGCGTTCTTCGCGGCCGGGATGAGCACGGACGTGCTCAAGCCGGTGATCATGGTGGTGCTGCTCGCGGTCGCCGCCTTCGTGATCCTGCGGCCGGCCTTCGGCACCGCCCCCGCCACAGGGCCGGCCACCCGCCGCCAGGTCCTCGCCGCGATCGGCCTCGCGGGTCTCGGCATCGGCTTCTACGACGGTCTCATCGGCCCCGGCACCGGCACGTTCCTCGTCCTGGCCCTCACCGCCGTCCTCCACCTCGACCTGGTCACAGCCTCCGCCACAGCCAAGATCGTCAACTGCTGTACCAACGCGGGCGCCCTCGCCACCTTTGCCTGGCAGGGCACGGTCCTGTGGCAACTGGCCGCCCTCATGGCCGTCTTCAACCTCGCGGGCGGCACCCTGGGCGCCCGCACCGCCCTGAAGCAGGGCAGCGGCTTCGTCCGGGTCGTGCTGCTGACGGTGGTGTTCGGGCTGGTGACGAACCTGGCGTACGAGCAGTGGATGGCCTAA
- the nirB gene encoding nitrite reductase large subunit NirB, translated as MTATPGGTPTIVLVGHGMVGQRFLEALAERGLTATHRVVVLCEEPRPAYDRVQLTSYFSGKTPEDLSMTDMEFIKDHGIELYVGDPAETVDREARRVTARSGLVVDYDVLVLATGSFPFVPPVPNKDAEGCFVYRTIEDLLAIEEYAKTRTTGAVVGGGLLGLEAAGALKGLGLTSHIVEFAPRLMPVQVDEGGGAALLRTIEDMGLSVHTGVGTQEIVVDESGAVTGMKLSDGSELATDLVVFSAGVRPRDQLARDCGLTVGERGGITVDGQCRTVNDPHVFAIGECALASDGRVYGLVAPGYEQAETVAATIAEDEAEFTGADLSTKLKLLGVDVASFGDAHGAAEDCLDVVYSDSRSGLYKKLVIGRDGTLLGGILVGDAEAYGTLRAFTGSVPPVSPESLVLPAGAGESVQLGPSALPDEAIICSCHNVSKGAIRGAVTDHQCTTVPEVKKCTKAGTGCGSCVKVLGQLVNAELEASGVEVDKGLCGCFSQTREELYEIVLALRINTYQDLLDRYGRDGARGGDGCDICKPAVGSIIASLAPTIGASGYVLDGEQAALQETNDHFLANLQKNGSYSVVPRIPGGEITPEGLIVIGEIARDFGLYTKITGGQRIDMFGARVEQLPLIWTRLVDAGFESGHAYGKSLRTVKSCVGQTWCRYGVQDSVRMAIDLELRYRGLRSPHKLKSAVSGCARECAEAQSKDFGVIATSNGWNLYVGGNGGATPRHADLLAQDLDDAELIKLIDRFLMFYIRTADRLERTSTWLERIPGGLDHVRDVVVEDSLGICEELESLMTDHVSHYADEWATTINDPEKLSRFVSFVNAPDTPDPVVGFIPERDQIKPDLPLLSIGMRPTGNPADVLEGSAQR; from the coding sequence ATGACCGCCACCCCCGGGGGCACCCCCACGATCGTGCTCGTCGGCCACGGCATGGTCGGCCAGCGCTTCCTCGAAGCGCTCGCCGAGCGCGGCCTGACCGCCACGCACCGCGTGGTCGTGCTGTGCGAGGAGCCGCGTCCCGCGTACGACCGCGTCCAGCTCACCTCGTACTTCTCGGGCAAGACGCCCGAGGACCTCTCCATGACCGACATGGAGTTCATCAAGGACCACGGCATCGAGCTCTACGTCGGTGACCCGGCGGAGACGGTCGACCGCGAGGCGCGCCGGGTGACCGCCCGCTCGGGCCTGGTCGTCGACTACGACGTCCTGGTGCTCGCCACCGGCTCGTTCCCCTTCGTCCCGCCCGTCCCGAACAAGGACGCCGAGGGCTGCTTCGTCTACCGCACGATCGAGGACCTCCTCGCGATCGAGGAGTACGCCAAGACCCGCACCACGGGCGCGGTGGTCGGCGGCGGTCTGCTCGGACTCGAGGCGGCCGGTGCGCTGAAGGGCCTCGGGCTCACCTCCCACATCGTGGAGTTCGCGCCCCGTCTGATGCCGGTCCAGGTCGACGAGGGCGGTGGCGCCGCGCTGCTGCGCACCATCGAGGACATGGGCCTGTCGGTCCACACGGGCGTCGGCACGCAGGAGATCGTGGTCGACGAGTCCGGCGCGGTCACCGGCATGAAGCTGTCCGACGGCTCCGAACTCGCCACCGACCTGGTGGTGTTCTCCGCCGGTGTCCGCCCCCGCGACCAGCTGGCCCGCGACTGCGGTCTGACGGTCGGCGAGCGCGGCGGCATCACCGTCGACGGGCAGTGCCGCACGGTGAACGACCCGCACGTGTTCGCGATCGGCGAGTGCGCGCTGGCCTCCGACGGCCGGGTGTACGGCCTGGTGGCCCCCGGTTACGAGCAGGCCGAGACCGTCGCCGCGACGATCGCCGAGGACGAGGCGGAGTTCACCGGCGCCGACCTGTCCACCAAGCTGAAGCTGCTCGGCGTGGACGTGGCGTCCTTCGGTGACGCGCACGGCGCGGCCGAGGACTGCCTGGACGTCGTCTACTCCGACTCCCGCTCGGGCCTGTACAAGAAGCTGGTCATCGGCCGCGACGGCACGCTGCTCGGCGGCATCCTGGTCGGCGACGCGGAGGCGTACGGCACCCTGCGCGCCTTCACGGGTTCCGTCCCGCCCGTCTCTCCCGAGTCGCTGGTCCTGCCGGCCGGTGCCGGGGAGTCCGTCCAGCTCGGTCCGTCCGCCCTGCCGGACGAGGCGATCATCTGCTCCTGCCACAACGTGTCCAAGGGCGCGATCCGCGGCGCGGTCACCGACCACCAGTGCACGACCGTGCCCGAGGTGAAGAAGTGCACCAAGGCCGGTACGGGCTGCGGCAGTTGCGTCAAGGTCCTCGGCCAGCTGGTCAACGCCGAGCTGGAGGCCAGCGGCGTCGAGGTCGACAAGGGCCTGTGCGGCTGCTTCTCACAGACCCGCGAGGAGCTGTACGAGATCGTCCTCGCCCTGCGCATCAACACCTACCAGGACCTGCTGGACCGCTACGGCCGTGACGGCGCCCGGGGCGGCGACGGCTGCGACATCTGCAAGCCGGCGGTCGGCTCGATCATCGCCTCCCTCGCCCCGACCATCGGCGCGAGCGGCTACGTCCTCGACGGCGAGCAGGCGGCGCTGCAGGAGACCAACGACCACTTCCTCGCCAACCTCCAGAAGAACGGCTCGTACTCGGTCGTCCCCCGTATCCCCGGCGGTGAGATCACCCCCGAGGGTCTGATCGTGATCGGCGAGATCGCCCGCGACTTCGGCCTCTACACGAAGATCACGGGTGGTCAGCGGATCGACATGTTCGGCGCGCGCGTCGAACAACTCCCGCTGATCTGGACCCGGTTGGTGGACGCCGGCTTCGAGTCCGGGCACGCCTACGGCAAGTCCCTGCGCACGGTGAAGTCCTGCGTCGGCCAGACCTGGTGCCGCTACGGCGTCCAGGACTCCGTTCGCATGGCGATCGACCTGGAGCTGCGCTACCGGGGCCTGAGGTCCCCGCACAAGCTCAAGTCGGCGGTCTCGGGCTGCGCCCGGGAGTGCGCCGAGGCCCAGTCGAAGGACTTCGGCGTCATCGCCACCTCCAACGGCTGGAACCTGTACGTGGGCGGCAACGGCGGCGCCACCCCGCGCCACGCGGACCTGCTCGCCCAGGACCTCGACGACGCCGAACTGATCAAGCTGATCGACCGGTTCCTGATGTTCTACATCCGCACGGCCGACCGCCTGGAGCGCACCTCGACCTGGCTGGAGCGGATCCCGGGCGGCCTGGACCACGTGCGCGACGTGGTCGTGGAGGACTCCCTCGGCATCTGCGAGGAGCTGGAGTCCCTGATGACGGACCACGTCTCGCACTACGCGGACGAGTGGGCGACGACCATCAACGACCCCGAGAAGCTGTCGCGGTTCGTCTCCTTCGTGAACGCCCCCGACACCCCCGACCCGGTCGTCGGCTTCATCCCGGAGCGCGACCAGATCAAGCCCGACCTGCCGCTGCTGTCCATCGGCATGCGGCCCACCGGAAACCCGGCCGACGTCCTGGAAGGAAGCGCCCAGCGATGA